Genomic window (Nitrosophilus kaiyonis):
GTCTAAAGTCTAATGACTAATGACTAATGACTTCTCACTCACCTTACTCAACCATTAAACTACTCAACTATTAATAAACTCATCAACGCTATCATAAAATTCAACAATTTTTAAAAAATTTTCATCAAAACAGTTAAAATTTTTATACTCTTTTCCAATCAATACAATTCTTATATCTGGCATAAATTTTCCATATTTCAGTGCTGCAACCATAAAAATCTCATTTAATGTTCCTATGCTACCTTTTTGTGCAATAAAAAGTTTACTATCTTGGATTAAAATTTTTAATCTATCAAAAAGATTATCAGTTGTGATTTTTTTTGTTAAATATGGATTTTTTAATCTTATCTCATCAAATTTTTGAATAGTTACGCCAATACACTCTCCTTTTGCTTTTTTTACTCCAATACTTACAGCTTCCATCAATCCACCATATCCACCACACTTAACAATATATCCATTTTTTGCAAGGAAAAATCCAAGCTCAATTCCATCTTTATACTCTTTTGAATTTTTATCTATTACAGAAGCTCCGAAAGTTGTGGCAAATTTCATACGATTTTCCTTTATGATAAAATACGATTTTAATTATAAAAAGATGTCTATAAACTTTTTATAAAAAGAGTTTGTAGACAACTTAGGAGGATCAATATGATATATCATAGAAAAAAGATTTATAATCCAGAGTCTCATGAAAGTGTAAATGAGAGGAAAATTTTTGGAGGAGATCCAACAGGAATTTTTGAATTGAATAAAATAAAATATCAATGGGCATACAATTTATGGGAGATGATGCTTGCAAATACATGGTTCCCTAAAGAAGTTGATATGACAGGTGATGCGAGGGACTATAAACTTTTAACAGATGCAGAAAAACTTGCATATGATAAAGTTTTAGCTCAGCTAATTTTTATGGATAGTCTTCAAACAAACAATCTAATAGATAATGTAAATCCATATATTACAGCTCCTGAGATAAATTTAATTCTTGTT
Coding sequences:
- a CDS encoding LOG family protein, translated to MKFATTFGASVIDKNSKEYKDGIELGFFLAKNGYIVKCGGYGGLMEAVSIGVKKAKGECIGVTIQKFDEIRLKNPYLTKKITTDNLFDRLKILIQDSKLFIAQKGSIGTLNEIFMVAALKYGKFMPDIRIVLIGKEYKNFNCFDENFLKIVEFYDSVDEFINS